A genomic stretch from Gorilla gorilla gorilla isolate KB3781 chromosome 20, NHGRI_mGorGor1-v2.1_pri, whole genome shotgun sequence includes:
- the MICOS13 gene encoding MICOS complex subunit MIC13 isoform X1, whose translation MRSECVLGATSDSGQEAPRDTWFLQGWKASRRFLIKGSVAGGAVYLVYDQELLGPSDKSQAALQKAGEVVPPAMYQFSQYVCQQTGLQIPQLPAPPKIYFPIRDSWNAGIMMVMSALSVAPSKAREYSKEGWEYVKARTK comes from the exons ATGAGAAGTGAATGCGTGCTCGGAGCTACAAGTGACAGCGGGCAGGAGGCGCCCAGGGACACTTGGTTTCTCCAGGGCTGGAAGGCTTCTAGAAG GTTCCTCATCAAGGGAAGTGTGGCTGGGGGCGCCGTCTACCTGGTGTACGACCAGGAGCTGCTGGGGCCCAGCGACAAGAGCCAGGCAGCCCTACAGAAGGCTGGGGAGGTGGTCCCCCCCGCCATGTACCAGTTCAGCCAGTACGTGTGTCAGCAGACAGGTCTGCAGATACCCCAG CTCCCAGCCCCTCCAAAGATTTACTTTCCCATCCGTGACTCCTGGAATGCAG GCATCATGATGGTGATGTCAGCTCTGTCGGTGGCCCCCTCCAAGGCCCGCGAGTACTCCAAGGAGGGCTGGGAGTATGTGAAGGCGCGCACCAAGTAG
- the MICOS13 gene encoding MICOS complex subunit MIC13 isoform X2 yields the protein MVARVWSLMRFLIKGSVAGGAVYLVYDQELLGPSDKSQAALQKAGEVVPPAMYQFSQYVCQQTGLQIPQLPAPPKIYFPIRDSWNAGIMMVMSALSVAPSKAREYSKEGWEYVKARTK from the exons ATGGTGGCCCGGGTGTGGTCGCTGATGAG GTTCCTCATCAAGGGAAGTGTGGCTGGGGGCGCCGTCTACCTGGTGTACGACCAGGAGCTGCTGGGGCCCAGCGACAAGAGCCAGGCAGCCCTACAGAAGGCTGGGGAGGTGGTCCCCCCCGCCATGTACCAGTTCAGCCAGTACGTGTGTCAGCAGACAGGTCTGCAGATACCCCAG CTCCCAGCCCCTCCAAAGATTTACTTTCCCATCCGTGACTCCTGGAATGCAG GCATCATGATGGTGATGTCAGCTCTGTCGGTGGCCCCCTCCAAGGCCCGCGAGTACTCCAAGGAGGGCTGGGAGTATGTGAAGGCGCGCACCAAGTAG